The Sebastes umbrosus isolate fSebUmb1 chromosome 1, fSebUmb1.pri, whole genome shotgun sequence genome includes the window GTCGGGTGGCAGCCTCTCTGCTCCATTAACAGACGTGAAGAGAAGCAGATGCTTTTTTCCTGGTCGTTGTTAAGAAGGGAGGGGTCGTTATCGTTCACTTGGACACATGGTGTTTGGAGAGATAAGGAAAGAAGGCTACAGCTCTTGGAGACTTGATAGGTTGCTTGGCGGACTAGTATTCGTTATCAACTAATACTCACACAGAAGGGCGTGAGGTGTACCACATAGTTTTAAAAGGTCAAATTTGATTGAGATTGAGTGTGCAGACAAGTGAAACCTCCTTTAATATCCTACTTTTTAATTATGTAATCAAAAAATATCCCCTATCCTGGTGTTTCCTCACTAGTTCACTGGCTCACTGAAGAGTAGGTTATGGGCTACTAAACTTCATGAGCTCTTTGTTGCCAGCTTTTCCATGTAATCTGTGTttcttttgaaaatgggtgGTGGAGTGAACTCCTTGGAATTTACCCCAGtgagtgcgagtgtgtgtgaggcaacGAGGCACAACCCCTTTGTCTGAGAAACTGTGGAATGTATCCATGACAATAACCCAAACCCCACAAAGTGACGCAGGCTCTGTAATGAAGTGTAAACTGCTATGAAAAACATCCAAATCCTCTCTATCGCAATCCCAGACTTATTTATTgcgtatttgtttatttatagtaTTGGTATTTTTATTGTTAACCAAGGCCACATGTAttgaaattgtattattatgatttgTATTATGTTCTCTTGGTGATAGACTACTGAAAGGCTTCCCCCTTGGAGGACTCAAAGAGGGAATACCCCCTTTTTTCCAGGACACACCCATCATGTTTCCACTTTTTGGTGTTGCAACATGTTGGGGAGACGTCTCCACTTCTCACAGGAGGTGGGACTAGACTGAGCTGCTCTTACTGGTGGATATACTGGGAGTTTGTTACTGGTATTTAAAAGAACACACATCTGTTAACTAAGTTGTTCTAATATGTCATAGACTTTATTTAAAGGACTTTATTTGTTCACTCTGTCTGTGCCTGTCGGTCTACCCTGACTCTGGAGCACATTGAAGGTCAAGataaactgttttaaaagaGAAACTTCCTGTTTtccctttcaaaataagacaCTAGTTTATGCTAAACAGAAGATGAATCGCTAAACAAACAACATaaggaaagaaaaatacaaagcGGTAGATAAGAAAATGAAACAATGGAAACATAGTAAATTTAAATTATTACTAGTCAATGAATCTATAAATGCACAGGATTACATGTAGGCTTAGTACAAGTAGGAGTCTCACGATATCAGATTTTAACTAGGCCTAGTTACATGATTgtcgtggccaaaagaattcatgaTAACAATACTATtgcgatatctatagaaaatttgaaaaaataaataataataataataatagtaatgctATCAgacaaattcatctttaactttgcttattgtgtgttttgtctctctttactCACACAGGGAGGTGGAgacaaggcctatggaaaggaggccgGGTCACGCGTCACATCAcgtgcgcagtaaaatctggtctgcactcgcaggaattgagccaatcgcaacgcacgaccgcagcttcagttacactgcgcacgTGTCATACCCCAAAAcccccaagacccgtgtccgaccgtgacccagcctcctttccagaGGCCTTGGGTGGAGAGAGTCTGCAACCATTACTGTATATGATTTAAGAgacgctggattatttacacattgttattgtatgtgtactatcaacatgaattaatcattcattcattttttgttttaatatcacAGTTTATCGTTAATAGGCTACTGGTAGGCtatcgtgacacccctacaGCATGTAGCCCATGTAATAGCCTCCAGGTAGCCTACCTGGCTGGCTAAATGTCTgttatttgtaaacaaatagTACTTTTAATGAtcaatgttttaattattatgaTGATAATAGTGTTTCTTGGGGATAATATccttgcttttattgtgaagcagtttGTTTTCCTCACTTCCTGTCATTGGGCCTGTTGAAGTGAACTTGACTGCAGACAGGAGGGATAGTAGTGGTGCGTTCAGGGGAGGGAGGACCACTGTAGACCGGCAGGCAGCAGAGAGACTCGGGTCTTGCCTCTCTAGAGAAGTTGGACTGAAAAGACAGAATCTGGATCAGAACTGTTTAGTCTCCTTCTGCAGAACCAGCATGGACGTTTTACTGGACACCTGTACTGGACGACGAGCAGTCACATGTCTGCTGTTACTACACCTCCTGGTCATGAAGGCAGCAGGTCAGTATAGTAGAAGATCAGCCTCGCAGTCTGGTTAATGAGATAATATTTATCAAGTCACATGAGACTTCCAGCGAGAACAGCCAGGCTGCATTTTCTGTCAACTCCacagagttgtttttttgttttttgtgtataaatgtgtatttttctaTGAAATCCTTGAATAAAATAACAGTAGAAATTAAcaaataacaatattaatatacacCCAGTGTCCACTTTATCAGGTACATCTGTAGAATGTTTTGCAAACTGTTATAGAGCCTataattgtcagtttttttttattttttattattcattatatacattatttagtttttgttgacactgtcatagaggtgttttaattaatttaaagataTGTTTTAGCATTGGGGTCAGTAGAGTTATGGGAAATGGGAAGgacaaaaattacaaaacaacTTTCAATATAGCCTAATGTAGTCCAGTACAGCAACACCTTTAACTAAGACCTATGTGATAGTTGAATTTACACATTTtcaacaatgtcaacaaaagCTGAACATTATGATCTGTGATATATGTTGGGAGAGGTctgtgtacctaataaagtggcacTCACTTTGTATAAGACTTTAAATTCTACATTGAATACTTTCTCGTCTATTCTAGGACAGCTTTTGTGAGATGACCTGTCAGGACAAGACATTAACCTGCACTCCTCTGAATGATAAATGAATGATAAGAAAATTCCGTGAAGTGTGAAGATGCCAAAAGAAACTGTAGACTGTCCAAAAAGTTGATTTTCCACAGACACAGACCACTTGCTTCTTTTTGGAAGAGAAGCTCTGTAATTTTTTTCAGTATCACTTTATAATAAGCCCCCCTTTATACAggctttattagttgtaattaatggctttattatgtttgataaataaagattaatctttattaaatgtatttaataatgacttattaacatttcttaCTGCAGACCTGATGGATTAAAAGCCCTTTATTAATGACTTATTAACAATTATAACTGCAGACTTGATGACTTATTAGAAAGTGAGAAactgacaagtatttaataaatatttgtcagtattaatattattaaacttGGTAAGGAATTTTCTCAAATGCATTGTATCATCTCTATAAACGACTACATGATGAGACTCATATTagctttatttattcacttatgTATTTAATCCTGTTACAGGATTTCTGGTTTACTGTTTTATTGGCTAATTTGAAAACAGAAAGCTTTTGCtattgatgttgatgttgtatctttgtctcttttttttaccaagcTGACTGTACTAAACCTCAGGGAGGGGCAAATAGCGTCTTAACCAAAGCAGCACTTCTACGGAATGATTTTCCAGACGGTTTGGACGTCACTTTAGAGTGTGGTCATGGATATGTTAAAGAAAGTGGCTCTGGGATCATAACCTGCTTTGGCAGCATCTGGACTGAACCAGATCTCAAATGCATAAGTGAGTCCTGTATACTTTAATTACTGACACGTTGATCAAACACCGTCTTCTACTGTTGACAAACAAACAGCTTTATTCTGTCATTTTGGGGTAAATATCCTGGGCCTAAAAATCCATCAtcctgttgtttgtgtttatattaCAGGGAGGGACTGTGGTGACCCTAAACCTCAACCGCATATGAGTTTTAATATCAGTTCTGGTACCCTGTATGGTGCTGTAATAAGAGGAATTTGTGATAAAGGGTGAGTATAAAATATGAACTATTTTCCCATGTAATTGCTATCTGGTTGAATTTCATCTGAAATTACATTTAGAGAAACAAGTGTGCATGGAGCAGTTCCAGTGACAACACAAAGGGTGCCCTCAGTAGATAGTCATGTTCATTTGCATACAAAGTATCTCTGTTTGCTGTACTGCCAACACCAGAAAGTGCTGCTGGCAAACAGACATAGATGACTGAAGTCAAGGTGGATTTGCTAATGGAAACAGTctctaaagaaaaacaaaatagtcTGGAAGACAGATAGAGCCCAGCTATGTTATGGTTTCACTGATTAGAAACTTGGCTCTCCTTTTGCCAACATTGAGATAATTGTTGACACATAGTTCTTGACTAAACTCTTTAAGAATTTAGTTTCAAAGTTGTTAATACCTTTCCGTTGCATTACAAAATCATGGCTCTGCCGTATCAATTCCTCCTTAAATAAACAGTCCTGCTCTATGTTCCTCCACCTTCCAACAGTTTCCAGGTCAGCGGACCAAGCTACAGAACGTGCTATGCGAAAGGCTGGAGTAGAGGCGCCACTTGTGAAAGTAAGTGTCTCTAGTTTTGTATTTCCTGAAGCCACAACCAGAAGCAATAAAACAATTGTTTGGTAAATTCCTACAACGAACGTTATTTTCAAAAGACTGTTTCTGTCAACTGCAGGAGTCGTTTTAATACGTGGCAAAGCAGCAGtggttttgttctttctttttccagactttttttttttgtgctttttctctcttctctacGTTAGTCAGCAAGAAGCACCGTTTATATGACAACAAGATGGATTATTTATCTTTAATGCAAATTACTTTGTGATAAGAAAGCGTGGAAACATGTGTTTGTCTGATTCCTCAGTTATAATATGTGCCAAACCTGTCGACGTGACCAATGGCAAAAGCTCTTGGGATTCTCAAGAATACCCAAAATATGGAGAAATCGTACAGTACGTCTGCAACATGGGATACGTCCTCATTGGGAAAGATAGCCTTATGTGCAGTGATCATGGTCGATACGATTATCAGCCTCCAACATGTAAAGGTAAGCACACTCCATCCATGACTTGTTACTGTTTACACTGATGACAAAGCTTCAGGCATAACAAGTATTGTTTAAGTCATTCAAGGACCACACAGGTAGTTATGCATGTTTTAACCCGTTAATTACAAATACTctttcaggctggtctcatacagtGTTTCGTAGGACCTACGAAAAGTAGATACTACAACTGTAATTCAAGTATATCAACAATTAAAGTGAAATtaatgtaattgtgaaccaggaaatataaataggattgaacgccgcgtagggaggatgggtgggtcaaaaaatactggACTTTCCCCgaagagaccgctgttcatgtcccgtgtaaaaccagaagtcagcgttgatttatttgcatgtaatttacgtacttaagtaacgccacttccggagttattttaaaccaaacaatgttttcctaaacctaactaagtagttttgttgtctaatccTAGACAAATCGATCTTTTCCCTGAGCCTAATTAAGTagctttcttgcctaaacctaaggaagttgtttcctgtgaagagggaagtttattttgaggggttgctggacattcgttggAAAACGACTAAAAGGAGGAATAatcttttcgtaagatatcatacgaaccgttgtatgagaatacgttaaCTCTTTACATTACTGCAGACCATTTTTATCCatacaattattaaattaatatcaaataaatgtttgtagATATAATTCCAGTCTTTTAGCCACTGGTTCCCATTCATTTCAATGCAATATGAAAATCAGCAGTTATTCTTTTTATAGAATAACAAATagatattttcatttaaattcattttaaattatacattaaaatgtctggaagagcccagtaataaaaatgtcaaatcatAATTTAGTTGCTGTTTGTGAGTTGATAAAAATCGAACTGATTGTGTTGTATGAAATACgatattgtctcatatcgaTTGCAGGTCCCTGAATTGTGATATTAGCAAATATATCGTATCATTGTCGATAGAATCAATATaatgtatcgtgatgaaacttgtgactAACACCCCTactacatttgggtatctggcgtttctaccaacccacaaattgtgaaataagacaacccagtcagttttttgtgggctgtctagatcagaaaacaggtgatgcaacaagccattcagatttggctcctctTCCTAAGTCACATGcaggcttaaagagacaggccctaaaacgaagcgtttcagacagagggtgaatagacgtatattcagatagacaatatgagaaaaataacgtGTTTTTCGAACATtcaagcatgtaaacatgttcttgtagaaacccaaaattcaagtatgaacctgaaaatgaggatgatatgtcccctttaagcaaGTTTCGAAGCTCTGCCATTT containing:
- the im:7151449 gene encoding complement decay-accelerating factor isoform X5; amino-acid sequence: MDVLLDTCTGRRAVTCLLLLHLLVMKAAADCTKPQGGANSVLTKAALLRNDFPDGLDVTLECGHGYVKESGSGIITCFGSIWTEPDLKCIRRDCGDPKPQPHMSFNISSGTLYGAVIRGICDKGFQVSGPSYRTCYAKGWSRGATCEIIICAKPVDVTNGKSSWDSQEYPKYGEIVQYVCNMGYVLIGKDSLMCSDHGRYDYQPPTCKGQTTTEALRITTTMPTSTPGEEEVSVATDSPATPTPTPTPTPTPTPTPTPTPTPTAHRATSVTTSATPTVSPSLPGGRGIGTTEGRAITTSVTSTTSSSFQGEHDKDVDTNKEITL
- the im:7151449 gene encoding complement decay-accelerating factor isoform X1; this translates as MDVLLDTCTGRRAVTCLLLLHLLVMKAAADCTKPQGGANSVLTKAALLRNDFPDGLDVTLECGHGYVKESGSGIITCFGSIWTEPDLKCIRRDCGDPKPQPHMSFNISSGTLYGAVIRGICDKGFQVSGPSYRTCYAKGWSRGATCEIIICAKPVDVTNGKSSWDSQEYPKYGEIVQYVCNMGYVLIGKDSLMCSDHGRYDYQPPTCKGQTTTEALRITTTMPTSTPGEEEVSVATDSPATPTPTPTPTPTPTPTPTPTPTPTAHRATSVTTSATPTVSPSLPGGRGIGTTEGRAITTSVTSTTSSSFQGEHDKDVDTNKEIRYVPAIVSGIGLSFVGVIFILRKYLLGRKGSYDTREDLKPELLQFQNL
- the im:7151449 gene encoding complement decay-accelerating factor isoform X3, encoding MDVLLDTCTGRRAVTCLLLLHLLVMKAAADCTKPQGGANSVLTKAALLRNDFPDGLDVTLECGHGYVKESGSGIITCFGSIWTEPDLKCIRRDCGDPKPQPHMSFNISSGTLYGAVIRGICDKGFQVSGPSYRTCYAKGWSRGATCEIIICAKPVDVTNGKSSWDSQEYPKYGEIVQYVCNMGYVLIGKDSLMCSDHGRYDYQPPTCKGQTTTEALRITTTMPTSTPGEEEVSVATDSPATPTPTPTPTPTPTPTPTPTPTPTAHRATSVTTSATPTVSPSLPGGRGIGTTEGRAITTSVTSTTSSSFQGYVPAIVSGIGLSFVGVIFILRKYLLGRKGSYDTREDLKPELLQFQNL
- the im:7151449 gene encoding complement decay-accelerating factor isoform X4, which produces MDVLLDTCTGRRAVTCLLLLHLLVMKAAADCTKPQGGANSVLTKAALLRNDFPDGLDVTLECGHGYVKESGSGIITCFGSIWTEPDLKCIRRDCGDPKPQPHMSFNISSGTLYGAVIRGICDKGFQVSGPSYRTCYAKGWSRGATCEIIICAKPVDVTNGKSSWDSQEYPKYGEIVQYVCNMGYVLIGKDSLMCSDHGRYDYQPPTCKGQTTTEALRITTTMPTSTPGEEEVSVATDSPATPTPTPTPTPTPTPTPTPTPTPTAHRATSVTTSATPTVSPSLPGGRGIGTTEGRAITTSVTSTTSSSFQGYVPAIVSGIGLSFVGVIFILRKYLLGRKGSVNGTALIY
- the im:7151449 gene encoding complement decay-accelerating factor isoform X2 codes for the protein MDVLLDTCTGRRAVTCLLLLHLLVMKAAADCTKPQGGANSVLTKAALLRNDFPDGLDVTLECGHGYVKESGSGIITCFGSIWTEPDLKCIRRDCGDPKPQPHMSFNISSGTLYGAVIRGICDKGFQVSGPSYRTCYAKGWSRGATCEIIICAKPVDVTNGKSSWDSQEYPKYGEIVQYVCNMGYVLIGKDSLMCSDHGRYDYQPPTCKGQTTTEALRITTTMPTSTPGEEEVSVATDSPATPTPTPTPTPTPTPTPTPTPTPTAHRATSVTTSATPTVSPSLPGGRGIGTTEGRAITTSVTSTTSSSFQGEHDKDVDTNKEIRYVPAIVSGIGLSFVGVIFILRKYLLGRKGSVNGTALIY
- the im:7151449 gene encoding complement decay-accelerating factor isoform X6 codes for the protein MDVLLDTCTGRRAVTCLLLLHLLVMKAAADCTKPQGGANSVLTKAALLRNDFPDGLDVTLECGHGYVKESGSGIITCFGSIWTEPDLKCIRRDCGDPKPQPHMSFNISSGTLYGAVIRGICDKGFQVSGPSYRTCYAKGWSRGATCEIIICAKPVDVTNGKSSWDSQEYPKYGEIVQYVCNMGYVLIGKDSLMCSDHGRYDYQPPTCKGQTTTEALRITTTMPTSTPGEEGGRGIGTTEGRAITTSVTSTTSSSFQGEHDKDVDTNKEIRYVPAIVSGIGLSFVGVIFILRKYLLGRKGSYDTREDLKPELLQFQNL